A window of Candidatus Pantoea floridensis contains these coding sequences:
- a CDS encoding AI-2E family transporter encodes MRIKGLNLGFFIVILAIVTFAFFDVLTPYFSAIFWAAILAVIFHPLKTLLRNKMGDRNGLASFATLLIICLIVFTPLALITSSMVVEVNTVYTKLQNNSAQFPAVFADLLQHLPSWARNYLAENNLNNAQEIQQKLSGFALKGGQYMAGSVFLIGKGTFTFTVGFGVMLYLLFFLLKDGAWLVNLMLEALPLSTYVKHHLMMKFAAVSRATVKGTVVVAVVQGVLGGIAFWITGIDGSLLWGTLMAFLSLIPAVGSAIVWVPATIFFFATSAIWKALFLIGFFVVVVGLVDNILRPLLVGKDTKMPDYLILISTLGGMEVYGINGFVIGPLIAALFIACWNLLSGRDNRENSEEIDEEFIEEGKTRE; translated from the coding sequence ATGCGTATTAAAGGACTTAATTTAGGCTTCTTTATCGTAATTTTGGCGATTGTCACTTTCGCCTTTTTTGATGTGCTAACACCCTATTTCTCTGCCATTTTCTGGGCCGCAATTCTGGCGGTCATTTTCCATCCGTTGAAGACACTGTTACGAAACAAAATGGGCGATCGTAATGGTTTAGCCTCGTTCGCGACGCTGCTGATTATCTGCCTGATTGTGTTTACACCGTTGGCGCTAATCACTTCATCGATGGTGGTCGAGGTCAATACGGTTTACACCAAGCTGCAAAATAACTCCGCGCAATTCCCGGCGGTGTTTGCCGATCTGCTGCAGCATCTGCCCTCCTGGGCGCGCAACTATCTCGCCGAAAACAATCTGAACAATGCGCAGGAAATTCAGCAGAAGCTCTCAGGTTTTGCGCTGAAAGGCGGTCAATACATGGCGGGCAGCGTATTCCTTATTGGTAAAGGCACATTTACCTTTACCGTTGGTTTCGGCGTGATGCTTTATCTGCTGTTTTTCCTGCTGAAAGACGGCGCCTGGCTGGTGAATTTAATGCTGGAAGCGCTGCCGCTCTCTACCTACGTGAAACATCACCTGATGATGAAATTCGCGGCAGTATCGCGTGCCACGGTAAAAGGCACGGTGGTCGTTGCGGTCGTGCAAGGGGTGCTTGGCGGCATCGCCTTCTGGATCACCGGCATTGATGGCAGTTTGTTGTGGGGAACCTTGATGGCGTTTCTGTCGCTGATCCCGGCGGTGGGCTCGGCGATTGTTTGGGTACCGGCGACCATCTTCTTTTTCGCCACCAGCGCGATATGGAAAGCGCTGTTCCTGATTGGCTTCTTCGTGGTGGTCGTTGGCCTGGTGGATAACATTTTGCGTCCGCTACTGGTAGGCAAAGACACCAAAATGCCTGACTACCTCATCCTGATCTCCACGCTAGGTGGCATGGAAGTTTACGGCATTAACGGCTTTGTGATTGGTCCGCTGATTGCCGCGCTGTTCATTGCCTGCTGGAATCTGCTTTCCGGTCGCGATAACCGTGAGAATTCCGAAGAGATTGACGAAGAGTTTATCGAAGAGGGAAAAACTCGCGAGTAA
- a CDS encoding TerC/Alx family metal homeostasis membrane protein has protein sequence MVSTHIGFPPETVIVFLALSVGAIFIDLFMHRNDKPITLKSAALWSVFWVIVAMTFAAFLYLHHGAEVASLFITGYALEKVLSVDNLFVMMAIFSWFAIPDRYRHRVLYWGVIGAIVFRGIFVAIGTGLLSLGPYVELVFAVIVAWTAVMMLKSGGDSDEIEDYSQHLAYRLVKRFFPIWPKMHGNAFLLHQKTIDAELQKPENHDVVIGRGKKAALYATPLMLCVAVVELSDVMFAFDSVPAIIAVSREPLIVYSAMMFAILGLRTLYFVLEALKQYLVHLEKAVIVLLFFIAVKLGLNASDHLWHHGYSLSANASLFVVLGVLAVGIVLSVMFPAKPEEKEGH, from the coding sequence ATGGTATCTACGCACATTGGATTCCCACCAGAGACAGTGATTGTTTTTCTCGCACTGTCCGTTGGGGCTATTTTTATCGACCTGTTCATGCATCGTAACGACAAGCCCATTACGCTGAAGAGCGCGGCATTATGGTCTGTATTTTGGGTGATTGTCGCCATGACCTTCGCCGCTTTCCTCTATCTTCATCACGGTGCCGAAGTTGCCAGCCTGTTTATAACCGGCTACGCGCTGGAGAAAGTGCTATCGGTCGATAATCTGTTCGTGATGATGGCGATTTTCTCCTGGTTCGCCATACCGGATCGCTATCGTCATCGCGTGCTCTATTGGGGCGTTATTGGTGCGATTGTTTTTCGTGGCATCTTTGTTGCGATTGGTACCGGATTGCTAAGCCTTGGCCCCTACGTCGAGCTTGTGTTTGCAGTGATTGTTGCCTGGACGGCGGTGATGATGCTAAAAAGCGGCGGCGACAGTGATGAGATCGAGGATTACTCACAGCATTTGGCCTACCGCCTGGTTAAGCGCTTCTTTCCCATCTGGCCTAAAATGCACGGCAACGCTTTTCTGCTTCATCAAAAAACAATCGATGCTGAGTTGCAAAAGCCAGAAAACCACGACGTGGTGATTGGACGCGGGAAGAAAGCGGCACTGTATGCCACGCCGTTAATGCTGTGTGTGGCGGTAGTTGAGCTCTCTGATGTGATGTTCGCCTTCGATTCCGTTCCTGCCATCATCGCGGTAAGTCGCGAACCGCTGATCGTCTACAGCGCCATGATGTTCGCCATTCTTGGCTTGCGCACCCTCTACTTTGTGCTCGAAGCCTTGAAGCAGTATCTGGTTCATCTTGAAAAAGCCGTTATCGTGCTGCTGTTTTTCATTGCGGTGAAACTGGGGCTCAACGCCAGCGATCATCTCTGGCACCACGGTTATAGTCTCTCTGCCAACGCCAGCCTGTTTGTCGTACTGGGCGTGCTTGCGGTGGGAATTGTGCTTAGCGTCATGTTCCCGGCTAAACCCGAGGAAAAAGAAGGTCACTGA
- a CDS encoding HAD family hydrolase has translation MSMDSPLPRANQVLSVFDFDGTLTIHDSFIPFLRFSFGKRVFARKLTKLMLPTLRCMRKKLTRDELKEVLIETFLTGVEEQWLRQQAQRFCEANWHKLMRPAGLLAVAAEVNASAEVTICSASPAMVLAPFAERLGINLIGTQLEVVDGILTGKITGHNCRCGQKVKRLEHVYGPLHNYHLRAWGDTRGDFELLAAAQDPHWRHFHPTWKKRRMPLEKLRMLRLDP, from the coding sequence ATGTCCATGGATTCCCCCCTGCCGCGTGCAAATCAGGTCCTGTCCGTGTTCGATTTTGACGGCACGTTGACCATCCACGATAGCTTCATCCCCTTTCTACGCTTCAGTTTTGGCAAGCGCGTATTTGCACGTAAATTGACGAAACTGATGCTGCCAACCCTGCGCTGTATGCGAAAAAAGCTCACGCGTGACGAATTAAAAGAAGTGTTGATTGAGACATTTTTAACCGGGGTTGAGGAGCAGTGGCTACGCCAGCAGGCACAACGTTTCTGCGAAGCAAACTGGCATAAATTGATGCGCCCAGCTGGATTGCTGGCGGTTGCTGCGGAGGTTAATGCCAGCGCGGAAGTGACCATCTGCTCAGCCTCACCGGCGATGGTGCTCGCCCCTTTCGCAGAACGTTTGGGCATCAATCTTATCGGTACCCAATTAGAGGTCGTTGACGGCATTCTTACCGGAAAGATAACCGGCCATAACTGCCGCTGTGGACAAAAGGTCAAGCGGCTGGAGCATGTTTATGGCCCGCTGCATAACTATCACCTGCGCGCCTGGGGCGACACACGCGGTGATTTTGAATTATTGGCCGCTGCACAAGATCCACACTGGCGCCATTTCCACCCAACGTGGAAAAAACGCCGTATGCCATTGGAAAAACTGCGCATGCTGCGGCTTGATCCTTAG